The following proteins are co-located in the Fusarium verticillioides 7600 chromosome 7, whole genome shotgun sequence genome:
- a CDS encoding aminopeptidase yields MRFTTLSLPLFALAASATKKPLVNELKLQKDINIKGLMEGAQKLQDIATANGNTRVFGGAGHNATVDWLYKTLKATNYYNVKKQPFTELYSAGTASLKVDGDDITAAIMTYTPAGEASGPLVVAENLGCEAGDFPAESEGNVVLVLRGECTFAQKSANGKTAGAAAVIVYNNVPGELAGTLGEPFGEFAPIVGISQEDGQAILAKTKAGEVNVDLKVDATVENRVTFNVIAETKEGDHDNVLVVGGHSDSVAAGPGINDDGSGIIGILKVAQALTKYRVKNAVRFGFWSAEEFGLLGSYAYMKSINGSDAEVAKIRAYLNFDMIASPNYVYGIYDGDGSAFNLTGPAGSDAIEKDFERFFKTKRLGYVPSEFSGRSDYAAFIENGIPSGGLFTGAEQLKTEEEAKKFGGEAGVAYDINYHKIGDDINNLNKEAFLVNTQAIANSVARYAKTWKSLPKVTHNTRRWDAEVASVLKRSSGHSHAGGPCGSVSV; encoded by the exons ATGAGATTCACCACCCTCTCCCTCCCCCTCTTCGCCCTGGCGGCCAGCGCCACCAAGAAGCCCCTCGTcaacgagctcaagctccagaaggacatcaacatcaagggcCTCATGGAGGGTGCCCAGAAGCTCCAGGACATCGCCACGGCCAACGGTAACACCCGTGTCTTTGGTGGAGCCGGTCACAACGCCACCGTCGACTGGCTGTACAAGACCCTCAAGGCGACCAACTACTACAatgtcaagaagcagcccTTCACTGAGCTGTACTCTGCTGGTACTGCCTCTCTCAAGGTTGACGGCGATGATATTACTGCTGCCATCATGACTTATACCCCTGCTGGTGAGGCTTCTGGTCCTCTTGTCGTTGCCGAGAACCTTGGCTGCGAGGCTGGTGATTTCCCCGCTGAGTCTGAGGGTAACgttgttctcgttcttcgAGGAGAGTGCACCTTCGCTCAGAAGTCTGCCAACGGTAAGactgctggagctgctgctgtcatTGTCTACAACAACGTTCCTGGCGAGTTGGCTGGTACTCTTGGTGAGCCCTTTGGCGAGTTTGCTCCCATTGTTGGTATCAGCCAGGAGGATGGTCAAGCTATTCttgccaagaccaaggctggtgaggtcaatgttgacctcaaggttgatgctACCGTTGAGAACCGTGTTACTTTCAACGTCATtgctgagaccaaggagggTGACCACGACAACGTCCTCGTTGTTGGAGGCCACTCTGACTCTGTTGCTGCCGGCCCCGGTATCAA CGACGATGGCTCTGGTATCATCGGTATTCTGAAGGTTGCCCAGGCTCTTACCAAGTACCGCGTCAAGAACGCCGTCCGCTTCGGTTTCTGGAGTGCTGAGGAGTTTGGTCTTCTCGGATCATATGCTTACATGAAGAGCATCAACGGCTCTGACGCTGAAGTCGCCAAGATCCGAGCCTACCTCAACTTCGATATG ATTGCCAGCCCCAACTACGTCTACGGTATCTACGACGGTGATGGAAGCGCCTTCAACCTCACCGGCCCCGCTGGCTCCGACGCCAtcgagaaggactttgagcgcttcttcaagaccaagcgtCTCGGCTACGTCCCCTCTGAATTCAGCGGCCGCTCCGACTACGCCGCCTTCATCGAGAACGGCATTCCCTCCGGCGGCCTCTTCACCGGCGCCGAGCAGCtcaagaccgaggaggaggccaagaagttcGGCGGCGAGGCTGGTGTCGCTTACGACATCAACTACCACAAGATTGGTGAcgatatcaacaacctcaacaaggaggctTTCCTCGTCAACACCCAGGCCATTGCTAACTCTGTTGCTCGCTATGCCAAGACCTGGAAGAGCCTGCCCAAGGTTACTCACAACACCCGACGATGGGATGCTGAGGTTGCTTCTGTTCTGAAGCGATCTAGCGGACACAGCCATGCTGGCGGTCCTTGTGGATCTGTTTCCGTTTAG